CGCCACTAGCTAAGAGAATTTAAGTCAGTTGAATGCACAATATACTCGTGGTGGCGCTAATCAGAGAGCGCCTGTCAACGGGGCAGAGGGTCGCGAGACAGTTGCCAATCACTACACGCTGACACGGGCATACTTGTCTATAACATGTCCTGAGCACAATTCAAAAGGCAGCTGGTACTGAATATTATGGACTCGGAGAGTTAGATTACAAAGACTTCAGTAATCACCTACCTAACGATAAGGCCAAATTCAGACGCCCAATCGATATCGTGCGTGTATGCGCCAACTTAGCGCTTGTGCGGGGCAAAGATGGAGCGATCAGGCATGGGGTTTAAGCCGTTTCTACTTCAAATGGTGCTGGGCATATTCTATTGCAAGATATAACTGGAAATATTCTGGTCTCTAAAAAGCTGCATCGGATCGTATTCATAAAATAGGTAATTTGGTGGAACACGGGTAGAGACTAGTAAGCGACAAAGGGCAAGGCGCGTTTAATTAAAGCCATTCTCAAACAAGTAATTTGCTGCCAACTCCTCGTTCTTGTCGCAAGTGAAATAAGCCTCTATCGCTAACTGGCGAGGGAAACCGAGAGCCTCGAGCTAATCAGGAACTATGAGTATTTACCTGTTGAAGCACAGGATTAACGTACCCTTGCGATTGCCTCGGCCTCTTCCTGCGTAATATTGATAACATGGGCACCCGGGGGAATTCCTCCGCCTTCACCATCGCCATCGTCGTCCTGGTCGTCTCCACCAAGTCCTCCTAAGATTTGGTAGAGGAGTTCGGGGTTTGACGTAAGCTGTTGGGCAATCGCAGGGTTAGATTGGGCAAGTTGCTGGATCAAAGGCTGGAGGAGAGCTGGGTTTTCACGAATGGCACCCAAAGTGTTCTGGAACATCGGGCTATTTTGCAGACTCTCCAGTGCTGCAGGGTTGATACCTGCGCCACCGCCCGCGCCCTCcccagcatctgcaccagcCCCAGTAGATGGGTTACCACCAGATTGGGCAGCCGCCTAGAACACGTAATAGTACAATTAGTTCCATAGATCTCCAAGGGTGTCTCTAAGCTTACCTGAGCGAACAGGTTCAGTGGGCCGGATGCTCCACCTCCTGTCCCAGAAGTTGTAGTAGGACGCGCGGCAGGTGCGGCGGCTGGGGTGGTAGGAGCAGCAGGAGCCGGGTTGGATGCAGCTGGTGTGGCTGCTGGGCCGCCGGATGCAGGTGGTGCGGTTTCAGCCAATAAATGTTCGGGAATGCCCTATTCAGGATATGAATATTGGGATAATTTTACGACCGAGGCGACTTACGGTGAGAAGATATTCAACTGCCCGGTCAGGGTTGTTGAAGCTTGCTCTCAATGCACGCATAATTTGTTCTCGTTCAAAGCCCATGCCCATCATGTTTTCGATAGCAGAATTGAGAGCACCACCTGCAACGAACGAGCTAGTATCCCCAAAGGCTCCCTGTGGCTCTTgtgcagcaggagcaggggCAGGAGTTGATGTAGCGGGGGCAGGTGATTCAGTAGCCGGAGTCATAGTAACATCTCCAGATGGTGCGGCGGGTGCTGGAACAGGAGCTGGTGCGGGGGTTGAAGCTGCCGGGGTCGAGGGCACAGGGGCAGCCACTGGGGCCGCAGCCGGGGCGGCGCTGGTCGAAGCTGCCGGAGTGGCTTTGGGCTTTTTTTGGCTGAGGTGAATTTTTGTGTACTGGTTTAACGTGGCTCAGCTTACTTTCGAAACCATGACCACCAAGAAATCTTTCTCCTTAATGCCCAGCGATTCGACTGATTTATCGTCGCTCAAGATCTTACCTTTTTAATGGCCCAAGTAAGTAGGAAGCACGCACAAAATAATCAACCGACATACCGGAATAGATCAGCTTCTGTTGTTCGACTTGGTGGCCTTGAGCATCTTTGATTTTCTCTTTCAATTGCAGGACCGTATCGGAGGGCTCCGCATCGATTTGAAACTGCTTTTGCTGTAAAATGAAGTTAGATTGAACATTCGTTTGAGTCCTAAATTAAACCTTTCAAACTTACTTGCAGAGTCTTGAACGTGATCTTCATAGTGGCTGGAGATGGTAATAGGGAGGATGTACGCGTCCTCCCCAAGCGCCATAATCCGTGGACGTCATCTGAATATCACGTGAACAATTTGAGGCTTTCCCACTGCTTTTCTCTGTGCTCGCAATGTCTGTCTTTGTCCGCACTGCTGCCAACTCAATCCGCGCTGCGACGGCACGCAATACTCTTCGTCAGaccgcatacatccagcGCCGAGGCTATGCGGATGCGGCGAGCGATACCCTTAAGCTCTCCCTAGTCCTCCCTCACCAGGTACTGATCACCGATATATCTCTATGCGTATGCTTATTTCATAAAATCAGTCCATCTTTACTTCTGCAAACGTTGTACAAGTCAACATTGCTGCCGAGTCCGGAGATATGGGTATCCTGGCCAACCACGTCCCAACCGTTGAGCCCCTGCGCCCCGGAGTCGTGGAGGTTATCGAGACCGGAAGCGGCTCCAAGAAGTGGTTCGGTGAGTTGTTAAATATCACCGCACCAGAATCTCGCTGATATATGCGACGAATGGATTGCAGTGAGCAGCGGTTTCGCGACAGTTCACCCCAACAACACCCTCACTATCAATGCGATCGAGGCTGCTCCTCTCGAAGACATCTCTGCAGAGGTAAGCACTGCTATTGATACTGGAAAAGGACGAAAATCAACGCTATTACCAAGGCCGTCCGCGCCAACCTGGCTGAGGCACAGCGTGTTCTTGGAGGCAGCGCTTCCGACAAGGAAAAGGCCGAGGCCCGAATTGAGGCAGATGTTTACGAAGCAATCCAACAAGCCCTCTCCAAGTAAAGGCTTATTGTATAGCCATGTTCATCTTCCCAATAAAAACAGCCGTCCTAACCGGCGCTCGTACATGAAACCGTGTTATAACTCGGGTAAATGCGGAAAGAGTCGTGGTTGATCTCGGATGGCGTTTGTGGGACAAATGCATAGGCTAAATCACATCTGATTGCCATATGTTTAAGGTGTTGTTAATTCGCTCATTTAAGTATACTGGTAGGGTATTGAAGCTCTACGATTGTCAAGAACTGGAGCTCTGTTCCTTGCCATGGCTGATACAGTAATGGGTAGCGCTATTACATAATAGATTCTCAAGGCCATCCGCGTCGATCAGACATCAAATGATCTACCTCGCTGTATGTTCTCTACAATGTACCGACATCGCTGTTTTCGCCGGCACTTATTGTCAGAAGCTGCTAGATGCAGTAGCGTGCGATGTTTGTACTCGGGATTGACATCCTTAGTGTTCAGAGTGTGTCTGTCCCTGATATTCGAAGGAGTGGCGTGATGACAGGTTAAAACTTGGAGACGGCGTCCACAACCCACTACAAAAGGACCCCAGATGAGTGGCGGAGGAGTGAGCATTCCTATTCGGTGTTTATACTTGAAGCAGCTCATTTTGCGTATTTGTAGTCTTCACATTCAAATCCCAACGATTTAAAGGAAACATGGACTGAATCAAGTCTTGAAAGACTTATTCGTCTCAAACCCGATTTGTTCAAGGTTTTCATCAACAACAAGGCCCATAGGTCCAACTCAAAGCGTTGTAAAATGTTTTACAACGCGATGAAAGCGGGTAATGGTGAAGATGATATCAAGGCGGTAAGCCTCCGAATTGCCAGGTGCAATAGGTTTTGCTTACCAAATAAACTGTTATCCATGCAGGGGCAACTTTTTCAAGCTTGGGTCGATTTGGCATATGGGAACTCTTCAGAAGGCGAGCTGTCGTTGGGAGTTACATCGACTGGCGACGAAAAGACGAACAAAGAATGTTACTCTGTGTTTTTCTACGTTCAGCGGTCTTTGGCAGAAGTGCTCGACGACCCTCAAGAAGTTCTCAACCTCCATCGAGAAAAGCTAGGACTGGCTCCACTCGATTTCGACCATCCTAGCCTAATCCCGCCCGAACTTCCTAGTGACTACAATAATTCAATAGTCCTGTCCGTCCCTACCGCCAGGAGGGAGGCGGTCGCAAGGAAAGTCGGAAACCGGACTAGGAGAGGTAATAAAGCTGGAGAGAAAAGGAAAACATTAGCTTCGTATCGCGGTCAATTGAAGGGAAAGACGAAACCAAGTGGTGTAGCGACAATGCGGACTTCAGCACCGGGGGAATTGCCCGAGAGCGACCAGGATGCGGGAGTTTGGGTGTAAGTGCCTATCATATATTCGTGAATATTTCCCGTATTCATGTCTTATAGCGACATTCCAAGCGAAACGTCACAGTATGATTATAACCTCGGCACATTTCAGCTGAAAGACGCATGCGCTAAATTAGAAGACAAGGCTGTTATATCACGATACAAGGCAAGCACGCTATCTTGGATCAACCGCGTTATGCTTAAACCGGTGTGACTCCAGGCAAAGGGAGGAAACAGGTTTGGGGGAAGGGTGGCTTCAAACGCTCAACATACTGGATCGCTTCGTTCGCCTGCGGGCATCGCAATCACTCAGAGTTTAAACCAACGCGATGTCGCAGCGGCGCAGCCTCAACAGGAATTTGAGTTGATCCCCGTTCCCAAAGTAAAATCGAGATCGAGGAGACGGTCAAAACCCAAAACGGCCTCACGAGCTCCTGTAGTGGGAGTTGAGACATTCCCAGGTTTACCTAATGTGAGCCTATTTGTTGATCCGCTCGAAACAGAAGTAATATTACAGAGCACTGACAATATTTTAACCAAGGACCACATCCCTCCACCCCCACCATTGGCGCCGTATGTCGCAGACTCTGGCGTGCACCTGCCTCCTATTGGTTATTCGTCTTTATATGGCGATGTTCAGGATGCTATGAGCATCGGGCACTCCTTGGTGAGTGAAATACCAGCGTCCTTTTTATCACCCTTCACAAATGCCCCTCTTCATTTTGGGCTGCCTGTTTTTCCTCATTTACAGCCACTCCCCGGTACGCTTCCATTACTAGAGGAGGCGCAGCCCTTCATATGGAACGATTCATATCTCACCCAATACGTGCGAATCCCGGTTTGGGCAAAGGTGAGTTTATTCAGACAAAAGTGAAGGGCTACGCCTGAATATATCATTAGTCTCGCCAAGAGTTATGTGAGCTACGTGAGTAAAATACAATAACAGGGCCCCTTAGATCATTGGTTTATTCTGCCTTTCAGCGTACTTCAAGTCAATGCAAGGTGGTGTGTATACACGAGGAAACACAGTATATGGGTACCTCCTCGGTCGATTTCCATCACCACGAGACGGATGGTTTCATCAAGGGAGACTAATCATTTCGCACGGGTACGTCTAATGGGGTCCGAAAGTTCGGTAAATTGATGCTAGTGGTAGAGGAGGCAAGAACGTTATGGATGAGGGCGAGAACGATTCAAGCAAAGTTCGACATCAGTTGGGTGACGATCAGCTAGAGTCCGATAAGTCTGTGCGCGCGTTACTCACGGCTTACCGAATGTTTCGACCTATCGTTATATTGGCCGAGGCGGATTACGGACCCCTTCAAGAATTCAATCTCAAGCAAGGATATACTGAGGGAGCCAACTACTACGTGTTGGGCCATTATGCCATCGTGGCCGCGTGGGGTAGGTTAACTTATCATGAACTTAATACGTATCACTAAGAAACTCTGTTAGCCGAGCATGAGGAGGTTATCATTCAAGGCTCCGGGTTTATTCATACACGTTGGAAGTTTGCGTTTCAATATATTGAAGGCAACCAAGGCCCTCCCTGGTGGCTGCGACCTCCAGGCACAGCAATAAGCCAGCCGGAACTTCCAGCTATGAGTGGAACTGCACGAGTCCTCGAGAGGAAAAAATTCGGCGGGTGAGTTGATCAAGGAGCGGTTACGATTCAAGAATTCACCTTGATACCTTCAGCCTAGTTTCAGGGGACAGGAGGCGTGTATCGGAGATCACTACTAATTCGTTTACAGGGTGAGCAGAAATACGTTACCCAGATTAATTCGGTTAACTTCTTTTCTACCAGTACACCGTCGATAGAGTGCATCGAATGCCAAACTCTTAGCCCTTACGTGTACGCATTGACTCCCATTTGCTTAAATCCGGACTGCTCATCGTTCTGGAAGGTACGCAACTTGTCATATATCAATAATCTTAACTCAATACTAGTAAAGCACCAAGGGATACCAGTCCCGCAAACTGGGTTGGCCTTTAACCCTGATTTCTTGGTGCTCAGGGGATTACCTGAACAACTTAACACAATACCGTACCCAATTGTCCCAGAGTACCCTGACTGGCAGCATCGAAGAAATGGCGAGTCTATTTTAACCGCCACTACTGGGCTGGAGCATGCTGCCACCGGTGTGGTAGAGTCTCGTGCAGGTATGGGGTCTTTCTTGTGATGGAATACACGGTACAGACTAAGCGAGTTTTAAAGACAAAAATGGCGGTGCTGGGAATGCTTGACCTGCGGAGTGAGTTCAATTAAACGAGTCTGGAGAACGCTTGATGGCTGATTACAACGTCTCAGCTAAAACGGGACGAATCTCGTCCCCAGATCTACGATTCTTCGTGCCTACTGGGGCCTATGGATTGCGAAACGCAGGGTGATGGTGTTTTCTCTCCACATGATATGAAATGCACGTCCAGAGTAATCCAATACCACGATGGACATAGACTCGCAATCTACTATGAACTGCCAGATGACATGTAAGTATACGGGAAACGCTGGGTTTTTCGTCATTAACTTTGGGATAGCGGAAGAATTGTCCACGTTCTAAATAACCCGAATGTTACGCAAATAGCCAATCAACTGTTCCAACAGTATCAAGAAGATGCCAGTTCTATGAATATGTTTCAGAGGCATGCGATGAAAACGGTGTGTTATTATGCCAATGTTACCCTACTGTAATCTGACACCTTGATAGCACGGGGGTGGGTTTGATTTTTCTTCTCACCATATGGACTTTGTTTAGTTTATTACGAATTAGTTAAAGGCgagttatatgcgcaacattATTCTCACAATGGTAAGCGGTTTGGCTTTGTGGTACCAGCAGTTACTCAAGTATGTGTCTTTGCTGTTGTATTAGCCGGCGCTCCATACAAGGTACTCGATAGACCTATGCCTGCAAGTAAATCTAATACGCCACTGATTTAGTACATTGCCGAGGCCATATCGACCCCATTTGAATACTGTCCTAAATCTGTAGTCGGAGCAAGGAATCATATCCAGTATTTATGTGAATCTGCTTTAGGGAAAAACGTAAACTTCAACGAAGTGCTTTCTGTGGCATACGCAGTGAGTACAAAGGCTCAAATGAAGCTTCATACTGAAACTTAACTGAAATTGAGCCAGGAGGGCCAAGAAATGAATGTGCGCGTTTCAGTTTAAATTCGGCTCGTTGATATCGTAATAACATACATATTAGTTTCATTCGGATGATGAACCTGGCTTAGGTCCCGTCGTTGCAGGCCTGACTTTAGGCAGCCACGCAGAAATGCTTTTTAGATATCATGTTGCGTGTAAGAAGAATCTTCCatacaagaatggcccatTCAGACCATCGGAGGCACGAGGAAGTGACGATATGGATTCGAACGATCGTGTTCTACAGGTTGTACTCTCACATGTGCGTTTAAATATTCCTCATCCCACCCCGATGTAGACCATGAGTGGCTGACGACTGACATAGGGCGACATACTAATCATGGATGGTGCGCAAATTCAGAAACAATACGAGCATGCAGTGTTTGTTCGGGATACCGATATGGTGCGATTTGCTGCTACTGCAAGATTAATCGACCCGAACCCCAAAGTATCAACCGCTGTACGCGATGAGCACCGAGATTATCACATAGAACAAGAGATTGCTTAGTCGCCGCACAAAGGAGCGTGGGGCATCCCGACAACAACCCGCTCTGCTGTGCCCAATTTCGACTGGGTGGTAGATTCTTAAACGGAAGATAAGATACACCAATGCTAGCTATTACGTATACCACCAATACAAATCCATCTAATCTATGACTGTTTCCGGTTAAAAAGTGAGGGTAACTTGGCTTGAGCGGATTGTTTAGTGCCTCGGCCTGTAAGTTTGTTTTTATCCGCTAAGCTATCTTCTTTTGCCGCTTGGGGACATGTCGCAGAACGTTGATGATCGAGATCGATGTCTTGTAAACAGTCTGGACATAGTGAATCCACGTCGATAACAATCTTATGGACGGTTTTTGGTCCCGTTGGTAATGGCCCGGGCCTTCTTTTACTTGGATCGGTTTTGCTGCTCTTATTCCCAAGACTGGGACCGACAGACGCACTACGCTTCCGCTTCGGGGCACTTGATCTTTCAAGAGGGACCGACCCCCTGGAAATAGACAGCTTGGTTTGCTTAAATGTTGGCCCTTTGGTGCAACTGGACTCTGGGCATGTGTTCGGGACGGTTGTACTTAAGTGTTTACTAGGCGTCGATGTGTCAGCTATCACAGGCTCGCCATGAGAATCCACTTCCCATAGCCCTAAATCGCTGTCCGCATCCGATTCTTCGTCTATGGGTTTCATATTCCCAGCTTTTGAAACACCTGGTCCTTGAGCCCAGAACtaggagggggggggggaagtCAAGTATGCCCATAGGATAAAACAAAAGACTCACCCGTTTGAGCCCAGCATTAGTGTCTTCTTTAAGATCTTTTAAATTGGTCAAACGGAGTCCCATGAGACGTAGGCAAAGAGGGAACTCTTTCACAAGAAGCTCTTGGGCATGCTGGATTCAGGAATGAGATATATTATGAAGTCATGTAATACGTTTGGGCGAACCGGTAATAGATCTTCCTTGGTCATTGTCCATTTGGGCAGTGGCTTGGCTCGGGAAAATGCTAACACGATCTGTGTTGATTGATGGTACAATACTCAAAATCACTCCGGACTTACTTTGATAATTATCAAGCTTATACTTGAGTGTTAGAGTTTTTCCGGCCCACCCTCTGCAATTATGTTAAGTCCTATACCCCACTTCCGGGATAGCACCGATACAACACCTTTTCTCGCAATCTTGGGCAAGCCCTTCAGCAATCTTATCAAGAGTTTCGAGAAGAACCTTCGAATCATTCTGTGGATTGAATGTGCGCTCATACCCCAGACTGCGTCTCGAATCTCGGGTATACGGAGCAACCGTATTATCATGCACGCCCAAGTACGCGCATAGAAGCGAGTGGAGGTGAAGTTTGTTTTGTTGCGAAAGAAGATACAACTGAGCTCGATGCGTGAATACATCACCACATGTCTTGAAGTAGACGATCAGATAGGAAGATGGCAAAAAAAGTTTAAATATGAACACTTGCCCTAACCCCCAGGCTTTCGAGTATTCGTTCGGTCACTCGACCGGTACCCGGCATCTACGGGCCGTATGCGTGTTGATTTATTTAGATGACAACAGTGCACTAATTGGTACGTACCTTGCGCATCGGAAGTTTCCTTGTAAATTCCAGAAT
The window above is part of the Rhizoctonia solani chromosome 7, complete sequence genome. Proteins encoded here:
- a CDS encoding UV excision repair protein rhp23 — protein: MKITFKTLQQKQFQIDAEPSDTVLQLKEKIKDAQGHQVEQQKLIYSGKILSDDKSVESLGIKEKDFLVVMVSKPKATPAASTSAAPAAAPVAAPVPSTPAASTPAPAPVPAPAAPSGDVTMTPATESPAPATSTPAPAPAAQEPQGAFGDTSSFVAGGALNSAIENMMGMGFEREQIMRALRASFNNPDRAVEYLLTGIPEHLLAETAPPASGGPAATPAASNPAPAAPTTPAAAPAARPTTTSGTGGGASGPLNLFAQAAAQSGGNPSTGAGADAGEGAGGGAGINPAALESLQNSPMFQNTLGAIRENPALLQPLIQQLAQSNPAIAQQLTSNPELLYQILGGLGGDDQDDDGDGEGGGIPPGAHVINITQEEAEAIARLEALGFPRQLAIEAYFTCDKNEELAANYLFENGFN
- a CDS encoding ATP synthase subunit delta, mitochondrial, which encodes MSVFVRTAANSIRAATARNTLRQTAYIQRRGYADAASDTLKLSLVLPHQSIFTSANVVQVNIAAESGDMGILANHVPTVEPLRPGVVEVIETGSGSKKWFVSSGFATVHPNNTLTINAIEAAPLEDISAEAVRANLAEAQRVLGGSASDKEKAEARIEADVYEAIQQALSK
- a CDS encoding 2OG-Fe(II) oxygenase family protein produces the protein MSGGGSSHSNPNDLKETWTESSLERLIRLKPDLFKVFINNKAHRSNSKRCKMFYNAMKAGNGEDDIKAGQLFQAWVDLAYGNSSEGELSLGVTSTGDEKTNKECYSVFFYVQRSLAEVLDDPQEVLNLHREKLGLAPLDFDHPSLIPPELPSDYNNSIVLSVPTARREAVARKVGNRTRRGNKAGEKRKTLASYRGQLKGKTKPSGVATMRTSAPGELPESDQDAGVWVDIPSETSQYDYNLGTFQLKDACAKLEDKAAKGGNRFGGRVASNAQHTGSLRSPAGIAITQSLNQRDVAAAQPQQEFELIPVPKVKSRSRRRSKPKTASRAPVVGVETFPGLPNDHIPPPPPLAPYVADSGVHLPPIGYSSLYGDVQDAMSIGHSLPLPGTLPLLEEAQPFIWNDSYLTQYVRIPVWAKSRQELCELPYFKSMQGGVYTRGNTVYGYLLGRFPSPRDGWFHQGRLIISHGGGKNVMDEGENDSSKVRHQLGDDQLESDKSVRALLTAYRMFRPIVILAEADYGPLQEFNLKQGYTEGANYYVLGHYAIVAAWAEHEEVIIQGSGFIHTRWKFAFQYIEGNQGPPWWLRPPGTAISQPELPAMSGTARVLERKKFGGLVSGDRRRVSEITTNSFTGTPSIECIECQTLSPYVYALTPICLNPDCSSFWKHQGIPVPQTGLAFNPDFLVLRGLPEQLNTIPYPIVPEYPDWQHRRNGESILTATTGLEHAATGVVESRAGMGQKWRCWECLTCGLKRDESRPQIYDSSCLLGPMDCETQGDGVFSPHDMKCTSRVIQYHDGHRLAIYYELPDDIGRIVHVLNNPNVTQIANQLFQQYQEDASSMNMFQRHAMKTHGVKGELYAQHYSHNAGAPYKYIAEAISTPFEYCPKSVVGARNHIQYLCESALGKNVNFNEVLSVAYAEGQEMNFHSDDEPGLGPVVAGLTLGSHAEMLFRYHVACKKNLPYKNGPFRPSEARGSDDMDSNDRVLQVVLSHGDILIMDGAQIQKQYEHAVFVRDTDMVRFAATARLIDPNPKVSTASPHKGAWGIPTTTRSAVPNFDWVVDS
- a CDS encoding DNA repair protein REV1, with translation MEHTPTQTDSLLKRLSGPSSGKAGLAKDQTEINKIIAEVSKGSKFYEVRDIYDRNETDTHATFQNEKRKDAQLTVRIEKLLALRDSLMKNARIAEIEATVDKQLAEIESQRDFSQIICHADMDAFYATVETLDNPSLEGTAFGVGIGVLSTASYEARKFGVRSGMATFVAKALCPHLNLLPMRFHRYSEMSNRVFNVLRKYDPNLLAAGCDEGYLNLTSVCEEANESPEVLVQRMRDEVYKETGLTMSCGVAPNKALAKICSDLNKPNGQYIMPFDRSVILEFTRKLPMRKMPGTGRVTERILESLGVRASTCGDVFTHRAQLYLLSQQNKLHLHSLLCAYLGVHDNTVAPYTRDSRRSLGYERTFNPQNDSKVLLETLDKIAEGLAQDCEKRGWAGKTLTLKYKLDNYQTFSRAKPLPKWTMTKEDLLPHAQELLVKEFPLCLRLMGLRLTNLKDLKEDTNAGLKRFWAQGPGVSKAGNMKPIDEESDADSDLGLWEVDSHGEPVIADTSTPSKHLSTTVPNTCPESSCTKGPTFKQTKLSISRGSVPLERSSAPKRKRSASVGPSLGNKSSKTDPSKRRPGPLPTGPKTVHKIVIDVDSLCPDCLQDIDLDHQRSATCPQAAKEDSLADKNKLTGRGTKQSAQAKLPSLFNRKQS